The following proteins are co-located in the Ascidiaceihabitans donghaensis genome:
- a CDS encoding GFA family protein, with protein sequence MTFVQGGCLCGDVRVTAHGRPKRVGLCHCLNCRKHHGAVFYAAAIFPTSAVSVAGTPHAYEGRHFCVRCGSSVYAQTGDEIEIHLGALDDPNQFTPTYQLWTKRREHWLPDLDGLTSYGENRTGD encoded by the coding sequence ATGACGTTTGTTCAAGGTGGATGCCTTTGCGGTGACGTGCGCGTCACGGCCCATGGCCGACCAAAGCGCGTGGGCCTGTGTCACTGTCTCAATTGCCGCAAACATCATGGGGCCGTGTTTTATGCCGCAGCTATTTTCCCGACATCTGCGGTGTCTGTCGCAGGAACACCCCACGCGTATGAAGGACGGCATTTCTGCGTGCGGTGCGGTTCATCCGTGTATGCCCAAACGGGGGATGAAATAGAAATTCACCTTGGCGCACTTGATGACCCGAACCAATTTACGCCAACCTATCAATTGTGGACAAAACGGCGCGAACACTGGCTGCCTGATCTGGACGGCCTAACCTCTTATGGCGAAAACCGCACAGGCGATTGA
- a CDS encoding c-type cytochrome has product MFRTFATLAVLSLAAPAFADGHSTGDAEAGEKAFKKCKACHMIADGDNVIYKGGKSGPNLYGIIGRQAGALDGYKFKDSIIAAGEAGLVWDEANLAEYVADPKKFLQTYLDDKKAKSGMSFRLKKGGDDVAAYLKSVGPAMEEAEEETSSDS; this is encoded by the coding sequence ATGTTCCGTACATTCGCAACCTTGGCTGTCCTCAGCTTGGCAGCCCCCGCATTCGCAGATGGTCATTCAACAGGTGACGCCGAAGCTGGTGAAAAGGCATTCAAAAAATGTAAAGCCTGCCACATGATCGCAGATGGTGACAACGTGATCTACAAAGGTGGCAAATCCGGCCCGAACTTGTATGGCATCATCGGTCGTCAGGCGGGTGCATTGGACGGTTATAAATTCAAAGACAGCATCATCGCAGCAGGCGAAGCCGGACTTGTCTGGGACGAGGCCAATCTGGCGGAATACGTCGCCGACCCCAAGAAATTCCTGCAAACATACTTGGATGACAAAAAAGCCAAATCCGGCATGTCCTTTCGCTTGAAAAAAGGCGGTGACGACGTCGCGGCCTACCTCAAATCCGTGGGCCCTGCGATGGAAGAGGCCGAAGAAGAGACAAGCTCCGACAGCTAA
- the hemA gene encoding 5-aminolevulinate synthase, protein MDFDALFQTQLDDLKGEGNYRIFAELERMSGSFPKAKCHDEDAPDQVTVWCSNDYLGMGQHPAVSKAMVDAVQAYGTGAGGTRNISGTNHAHKELEKELADLHNKEAALLFTSGYVSNWAALSTLGSRLPNAVILSDELNHASMIEGIRHAKCPKVIWKHNDPQDLDRKLAALPANATKIVAFESVYSMDGDIAPIREIVEVCEKHGALSYIDEVHAVGMYGPRGGGVAEREGLMDRITLIEGTLGKAFGVMGGYITGSEAMCDFIRSFASGFIFTTALPPAVAAAAQVSIQHLKASNSERDLQKQKVAYLRKRLDQEGIPHLDNPSHIIPVMIGDPVKTRMLADYLMQTYGIYVQPINYPTVPKGTERLRFTPSPLHSTDDIEHLVMALKELWKQCAISHAVA, encoded by the coding sequence ATGGACTTTGATGCACTTTTTCAGACGCAACTGGATGATCTGAAAGGCGAAGGCAATTACCGCATATTCGCTGAACTGGAACGGATGTCGGGGTCTTTCCCCAAGGCAAAATGCCACGACGAGGACGCGCCGGATCAGGTGACGGTCTGGTGTTCCAACGACTACCTCGGGATGGGCCAACACCCCGCCGTCAGCAAGGCGATGGTGGATGCGGTGCAGGCCTATGGCACGGGCGCGGGTGGGACGCGCAATATCTCTGGCACCAACCACGCGCACAAGGAATTGGAAAAAGAGCTGGCCGATTTGCACAACAAAGAAGCGGCCCTATTGTTCACCTCCGGCTATGTGTCGAACTGGGCGGCTTTGTCCACGCTTGGCTCGCGCCTGCCCAATGCGGTGATCCTGTCGGACGAGTTGAACCACGCCTCTATGATCGAAGGCATTCGCCACGCCAAATGCCCCAAGGTGATCTGGAAGCATAATGACCCGCAAGACCTTGACCGCAAACTGGCGGCCCTGCCCGCCAACGCGACCAAAATCGTAGCCTTTGAATCGGTCTATTCCATGGACGGTGACATCGCGCCGATCCGCGAAATCGTCGAAGTTTGCGAAAAGCACGGCGCGCTCAGCTACATCGATGAGGTGCACGCGGTTGGCATGTACGGCCCACGTGGCGGCGGTGTGGCCGAACGCGAAGGGTTGATGGACCGGATTACCCTGATCGAGGGCACGCTTGGCAAGGCCTTTGGCGTCATGGGCGGCTATATCACCGGGTCCGAGGCGATGTGCGATTTCATCCGGTCTTTCGCGTCGGGTTTCATCTTTACCACCGCCCTGCCCCCCGCCGTGGCGGCTGCGGCGCAAGTGTCGATCCAGCATCTCAAAGCCAGCAACTCAGAGCGCGACCTGCAAAAACAAAAGGTCGCCTACCTGCGTAAACGGCTGGATCAGGAAGGCATTCCGCATCTGGACAACCCCAGCCACATTATCCCCGTGATGATCGGGGATCCGGTGAAAACGCGGATGCTGGCGGATTATCTGATGCAGACCTACGGGATCTACGTGCAACCCATCAACTATCCCACAGTGCCCAAAGGCACCGAACGGTTGCGGTTCACCCCGTCGCCGCTGCACAGCACCGATGACATCGAACATCTGGTGATGGCATTGAAAGAGCTTTGGAAACAATGCGCAATTTCACATGCTGTGGCATAA
- the puhE gene encoding putative photosynthetic complex assembly protein PuhE yields the protein MTPWIASIIALFVWWFSTGAILMAVKYADRAGQRARTTTVLCGLPMILVGAYGFWWSLDNETIFGVYVAFLSALGIWGWIELAFLTGTITGPNTHALPPHTPEWERFIRAWGTLAYHEMLLITALIALFLVGTGHENGFGMWTFAVLFFARVSAKLNLFLGVPRINVDFLPDALAHLPSHFRDRRMNWLFPISTTALTFAAACWLERLMAVETPGQITGFALLSALTALALLEHWVMVLPVPDEKLWRWMLPAPKSTQKETLKGGHHGL from the coding sequence ATGACACCCTGGATCGCCTCCATTATTGCCCTGTTTGTCTGGTGGTTCTCCACCGGGGCAATTTTGATGGCGGTCAAATACGCAGACCGCGCAGGGCAACGTGCGCGGACAACAACCGTGCTATGTGGCTTGCCGATGATCTTGGTTGGGGCTTACGGGTTCTGGTGGTCTTTGGACAATGAAACCATCTTCGGGGTCTATGTCGCCTTCCTGTCGGCGCTTGGAATTTGGGGCTGGATCGAATTGGCATTTCTGACAGGCACAATCACCGGCCCCAACACACATGCCTTGCCCCCGCACACACCGGAATGGGAACGCTTTATTCGTGCTTGGGGCACATTGGCCTACCACGAAATGTTGTTGATCACAGCTTTGATTGCGTTGTTTCTGGTGGGTACGGGGCACGAAAACGGCTTTGGCATGTGGACGTTCGCGGTGCTGTTCTTTGCGCGTGTGTCCGCAAAACTGAACCTGTTTCTGGGCGTGCCCCGCATCAATGTGGATTTTCTGCCCGACGCGCTGGCGCATCTGCCCAGTCACTTTCGGGATCGCCGCATGAACTGGCTGTTTCCCATATCCACGACCGCGCTGACCTTCGCCGCCGCCTGTTGGCTGGAACGGCTGATGGCGGTAGAAACACCGGGGCAGATCACCGGGTTTGCCTTGTTAAGTGCGCTTACCGCACTCGCACTTTTGGAACACTGGGTCATGGTTCTGCCCGTTCCGGACGAAAAACTATGGCGCTGGATGTTGCCCGCGCCCAAATCAACACAAAAAGAGACACTAAAGGGGGGACATCATGGACTTTGA
- the acsF gene encoding magnesium-protoporphyrin IX monomethyl ester (oxidative) cyclase: MNMQPKHTSDITDAEESLKLQQAQSVTDSDSATALAMQNTLLTPRFYTTDFDELDAIDVTPVRAEWDRLIAQMVSDPNKGHFKKNADWDEVDWDGMEPALKKEFIDFLVSSCTAEFSGCVLYKEMKRRGSNSDITQLFQLMARDEARHAGFINDALREAGVSVNLGFLTQKKKYTYFRPKFIYYATYLSEKIGYARYITIFRHLQAHPEHRFHPIFKWFEEWCNDEFSHGEAFALLMKTDPKLTSGMNVWWIKFFLTAVFATMYVRDHQRPVFHKALGVDPDWYAHEVYVKTSALTQQIFPITLDIDNPRWQRGLEKLQKANADLAEAVENKQFFRKLGAQARAGMAFVSLFTIPVKKHKCPDAVLMEPAY, encoded by the coding sequence ATGAACATGCAGCCTAAACACACCTCTGACATCACCGACGCAGAAGAAAGCCTGAAACTGCAACAGGCCCAATCCGTCACCGACAGCGACAGTGCCACAGCGCTTGCCATGCAGAACACCCTGCTGACGCCGCGCTTTTACACCACTGATTTTGATGAATTGGACGCCATCGACGTGACGCCTGTGCGCGCCGAATGGGACCGTTTGATCGCACAGATGGTGTCAGACCCCAACAAAGGCCATTTCAAGAAAAACGCCGATTGGGACGAAGTCGATTGGGACGGGATGGAACCCGCGCTGAAGAAGGAATTCATCGACTTTCTGGTGTCCTCGTGTACCGCTGAATTCTCGGGTTGCGTGCTTTACAAAGAAATGAAGCGCCGCGGATCGAATTCCGACATCACGCAGCTGTTCCAGCTGATGGCCCGCGACGAGGCACGCCATGCCGGCTTCATTAACGATGCGCTGCGCGAGGCAGGCGTGTCCGTGAACCTAGGGTTCCTGACGCAAAAGAAGAAATACACCTACTTCCGCCCCAAATTCATCTATTACGCCACCTACCTGTCGGAAAAGATCGGGTACGCCCGCTACATTACGATTTTCCGCCACCTGCAGGCGCACCCCGAGCACCGCTTTCACCCGATTTTCAAATGGTTCGAGGAATGGTGCAACGACGAGTTTTCACACGGCGAGGCCTTCGCCTTGCTGATGAAAACCGACCCAAAGTTGACCAGCGGCATGAACGTCTGGTGGATCAAATTCTTCCTGACGGCCGTGTTCGCCACAATGTATGTGCGCGACCACCAGCGCCCTGTGTTCCACAAGGCGCTTGGCGTGGATCCCGATTGGTACGCCCATGAGGTCTATGTGAAAACCTCGGCCCTGACGCAGCAGATTTTCCCGATCACGCTGGACATCGACAACCCCCGCTGGCAGCGCGGCCTTGAGAAACTGCAAAAGGCGAACGCCGATCTGGCAGAAGCAGTGGAAAACAAGCAGTTCTTCCGCAAACTGGGCGCACAGGCGCGGGCCGGTATGGCCTTTGTGTCGCTGTTCACGATCCCCGTGAAAAAACACAAATGCCCTGATGCGGTGCTGATGGAGCCTGCCTACTAA
- the puhC gene encoding photosynthetic complex assembly protein PuhC: MAHTDTPRVHAPQEDLVPRVLIRLVCAFVLAVVALVAIASLSDRPLDGTPAQTEIIAQRDILITGQASGAATVLDPNGSVIADFSADKGGFVAGVERVIARERAKIGADMSAPVQLQLRQGNRLSLHDPVTGWSAELMGFGADNTRTFARLLGTN, translated from the coding sequence ATGGCACACACAGACACCCCCCGCGTTCATGCCCCCCAAGAAGATCTGGTGCCGCGCGTCCTGATCCGTTTGGTCTGTGCCTTTGTTCTGGCCGTGGTTGCGCTGGTCGCCATTGCATCCTTGTCGGATCGCCCTTTGGACGGCACACCCGCCCAAACCGAGATCATCGCACAGCGCGATATTCTAATTACCGGACAAGCGTCTGGGGCCGCCACTGTTTTGGACCCCAACGGGTCTGTGATTGCTGATTTTAGCGCGGACAAAGGCGGCTTTGTCGCAGGTGTCGAACGCGTGATTGCCCGCGAACGGGCCAAGATCGGGGCAGATATGTCTGCCCCTGTCCAACTGCAACTGCGCCAAGGAAACCGCTTGTCTTTGCATGATCCCGTTACCGGATGGTCTGCAGAACTGATGGGTTTTGGCGCTGACAACACCCGCACCTTCGCCAGGTTGTTGGGTACCAACTGA
- the puhB gene encoding photosynthetic complex putative assembly protein PuhB translates to MSHDDFEIEPVEGLPERPPKGEQILWQGRPDPWALACGALSLKWVAGYFVLLAAWRFTTVVDLLPLGQAIGAAVPYLLLGTVVCALLWLVAYVQARATMYTITDARVVMRIGAALTLTINLPYTQVGNAMLDMRKNGTGTIALDTTGDTQLGYLVCWPHARPWHFKKAQPALRCIKDAEHVAGILASAAEARVTRPEVARAPVSSNAMAAE, encoded by the coding sequence ATGTCTCATGATGACTTCGAAATAGAGCCCGTTGAGGGGCTTCCCGAACGCCCCCCGAAAGGCGAACAGATCCTGTGGCAAGGGCGCCCGGACCCTTGGGCGCTGGCCTGCGGGGCGTTGTCACTGAAATGGGTTGCGGGATATTTTGTGCTGTTGGCTGCTTGGCGTTTCACAACAGTGGTTGATCTTCTGCCGCTGGGTCAGGCCATTGGCGCTGCTGTACCATATCTGTTGTTGGGGACCGTGGTGTGTGCGTTGCTTTGGCTTGTGGCCTATGTTCAGGCCCGCGCCACCATGTACACAATCACCGACGCCCGTGTGGTAATGCGGATCGGGGCGGCTTTGACGCTGACGATCAATCTGCCTTACACGCAGGTGGGCAACGCGATGCTGGATATGCGCAAAAACGGCACGGGCACCATCGCGCTGGACACAACCGGCGACACCCAGCTTGGGTATCTGGTGTGCTGGCCCCATGCGCGGCCATGGCATTTCAAAAAGGCACAGCCTGCACTGCGTTGCATCAAGGATGCAGAACATGTGGCAGGCATATTGGCCTCGGCTGCCGAAGCGCGTGTGACACGCCCCGAAGTGGCGCGGGCACCTGTGTCATCCAATGCTATGGCCGCGGAATAA
- the puhA gene encoding photosynthetic reaction center subunit H, with protein sequence MTGTFFGEFDIASLVLWLFWIFFAALIIYIQRENMREGYPMEDDEGNKSSNPSMWPIPEDKTFDLPHGRGSISVPSGQAPERADIALKRVGSGNGYPLEPTGDPMIDGVGPASWAPRRDLPELDGHGHPKIVPMSTKEAFRVSAGRDPRGLPVESGDFQIVGKVTDMWVDEPEQLVRYVEYELDAEHGGGTRLVPMTMVRIKKDRMHITSIYAAQFANVPKHKSATEVTCLEEDKISGYYGGGHLYADAKRQEPLI encoded by the coding sequence ATGACTGGCACATTCTTCGGCGAATTCGACATAGCATCACTGGTGCTTTGGCTGTTCTGGATCTTTTTCGCAGCGCTTATCATCTACATCCAACGCGAAAACATGCGCGAAGGCTATCCGATGGAAGACGACGAAGGAAACAAGTCCTCAAACCCGTCGATGTGGCCAATTCCCGAAGACAAAACCTTTGATCTGCCCCATGGGCGCGGGTCTATTTCCGTACCATCAGGCCAAGCACCAGAGCGTGCCGACATCGCCTTGAAGCGCGTAGGGTCCGGCAACGGCTATCCGCTGGAGCCCACAGGCGATCCGATGATCGACGGGGTTGGTCCAGCATCCTGGGCGCCGCGTCGCGATCTGCCTGAACTGGACGGCCATGGCCACCCCAAGATCGTTCCGATGTCCACCAAAGAGGCCTTTCGCGTATCCGCAGGGCGTGACCCACGCGGTTTGCCTGTTGAATCCGGCGATTTCCAGATCGTGGGCAAAGTCACCGACATGTGGGTGGACGAACCCGAACAGCTGGTGCGCTACGTGGAATATGAACTGGACGCCGAACACGGCGGCGGCACACGTCTTGTGCCCATGACCATGGTGCGCATCAAGAAAGACCGCATGCACATCACATCCATCTATGCCGCGCAATTTGCCAATGTGCCAAAGCACAAAAGCGCGACGGAAGTGACCTGCTTGGAAGAAGACAAAATCAGCGGCTACTACGGCGGCGGCCATCTTTACGCCGACGCCAAACGTCAAGAACCGCTGATCTAA